In a genomic window of Halalkalicoccus sp. CG83:
- a CDS encoding amidohydrolase family protein — MYQHEGEDVFVIDGHVHWWDASKENIKHEGGEQFIRCFYDYHTGFTPDEREWSLEEYRKYDADRMLQDMFGSGHTDMGIFQPTYLNEFYKEGFNTIDRCAELGDEHPSRFVVNGRFDPREGEAGLRELERQKEEYDVKGVKLYTAEWRGDSKGWRLDSDEAFEYLEKCADLGIRNIHAHKGPTIRPLNRDAFDVADVDAAATSFPELNFIVEHVGLPRLDDFCWIAAQEPNVYGGLAVAAPFAETRPRKFGEIMGELLYWLGEDRILYGSDYALWEPEWLVEAMMEAELTPEQREEYGVELDLETKRKIMGENAARLYDIDIERQKEILQDDGISERFDLADQYGEEATAD, encoded by the coding sequence GTGTATCAACACGAAGGCGAGGACGTGTTCGTGATCGACGGTCACGTCCACTGGTGGGACGCGAGCAAGGAGAACATCAAACACGAGGGTGGCGAGCAGTTCATCCGCTGTTTCTACGACTACCACACCGGGTTCACGCCCGACGAGCGCGAGTGGAGTCTCGAGGAGTACCGCAAGTACGACGCCGACCGGATGCTTCAGGACATGTTCGGTAGCGGTCATACCGACATGGGGATCTTCCAGCCGACGTACCTCAACGAGTTCTACAAGGAGGGATTCAACACGATCGACCGGTGTGCCGAGCTCGGGGACGAACACCCGTCGCGGTTCGTCGTCAACGGCCGGTTCGACCCGCGGGAGGGCGAGGCCGGCCTGCGGGAGCTCGAGCGCCAGAAGGAGGAGTACGACGTAAAGGGGGTGAAGCTCTACACCGCCGAGTGGCGCGGCGACTCGAAGGGATGGCGCCTCGACTCGGACGAGGCGTTCGAGTACCTTGAGAAATGTGCCGACCTCGGCATCAGGAACATCCACGCCCACAAAGGCCCCACCATCAGGCCGCTGAACCGCGACGCGTTCGACGTCGCCGACGTCGACGCCGCGGCCACCTCGTTTCCCGAGCTCAACTTCATCGTCGAGCACGTCGGGCTCCCCCGGCTGGACGACTTCTGCTGGATCGCCGCCCAGGAGCCGAACGTCTACGGCGGGCTGGCGGTCGCCGCGCCGTTCGCCGAGACGCGCCCGAGAAAGTTCGGCGAGATCATGGGCGAGCTGCTCTACTGGCTCGGCGAGGACCGGATCCTGTACGGGAGCGACTACGCCCTTTGGGAACCCGAATGGCTCGTCGAGGCGATGATGGAAGCGGAGCTGACGCCCGAACAGCGCGAGGAGTACGGCGTCGAACTCGACCTCGAGACGAAGAGGAAGATCATGGGCGAGAACGCCGCCAGGCTCTACGACATCGACATCGAGCGCCAGAAGGAGATCCTCCAGGACGACGGGATCAGCGAACGGTTCGACCTGGCCGACCAGTACGGCGAGGAGGCGACGGCCGACTGA
- a CDS encoding NAD(P)-dependent alcohol dehydrogenase, with protein sequence MEAARLHEYTEDMSEGLTIDEVDRPEAGRSDHVVVEIEGAGWCQTDNHIIEGMWTDYVEQDLPMTLGHENAGEVVEVGEEVSTVEVGDKVICHPLMTCGECRPCRLGDDMHCENGEFPGLTTDGGFADYLLTSERATIKLDSVDPVEIAPHADAGITAYHAVKKAVPHLYPGSYSIVIGIGGLGHIGLQALEAMSATTTIAVDLKDEALSLADRLGADHTINSSDEDVAEAVEGITDGEGAQQVLDFVGADQTTALAPDIVAGGGDHHIIGYGGHVHEPSQALVDGEFSFVGNIVGKYTELQELVSLVEQGEMHLETSEYDLSEINEVAEALEHNEIEGRAVIVP encoded by the coding sequence ATGGAAGCCGCACGACTCCACGAGTATACAGAGGACATGAGCGAGGGGCTGACGATTGACGAGGTAGACCGGCCGGAGGCGGGCCGGTCGGACCACGTCGTCGTTGAGATCGAAGGGGCGGGATGGTGTCAGACGGACAATCACATCATCGAGGGGATGTGGACGGACTACGTCGAGCAGGACCTCCCGATGACGCTCGGTCACGAGAACGCCGGCGAGGTGGTCGAGGTCGGCGAGGAGGTCTCGACCGTTGAGGTCGGCGACAAGGTGATCTGTCATCCGCTGATGACGTGCGGCGAGTGTCGGCCCTGTCGACTCGGCGACGACATGCACTGCGAGAACGGCGAGTTCCCCGGGCTGACCACCGATGGCGGGTTCGCGGACTACCTGCTGACCTCCGAGCGCGCGACGATCAAGCTCGACTCCGTCGATCCCGTCGAGATCGCACCGCACGCCGACGCGGGGATCACCGCCTATCACGCCGTCAAGAAGGCCGTTCCGCACCTGTATCCGGGCAGCTACTCGATCGTGATCGGGATCGGCGGGCTCGGCCACATCGGGCTGCAGGCGCTCGAGGCGATGAGCGCGACGACCACGATCGCCGTCGACCTCAAGGACGAAGCGCTCTCGCTCGCGGATCGCCTGGGCGCGGATCACACGATCAACTCGAGCGATGAGGACGTCGCCGAGGCGGTCGAGGGGATCACCGACGGCGAGGGCGCCCAGCAGGTGCTCGACTTCGTCGGCGCGGACCAGACGACGGCGCTCGCGCCCGACATCGTCGCCGGCGGCGGCGATCACCACATCATCGGCTACGGCGGCCACGTCCACGAACCCTCACAGGCGCTGGTCGACGGCGAGTTCTCCTTCGTCGGCAACATCGTCGGCAAGTACACCGAGCTCCAGGAACTGGTCTCGCTCGTCGAGCAGGGCGAGATGCACCTCGAGACCAGCGAGTACGACCTCTCGGAGATCAACGAGGTCGCGGAGGCACTCGAGCACAACGAGATCGAGGGCCGGGCCGTCATCGTCCCGTAG
- a CDS encoding iron-sulfur cluster assembly protein produces MSRHQRQPIDAGTVRDRLRRVTDPELDRSIVELDYVDELRIDDESVEVEFTLPTAWCSPAFAWMMAVDARDVLETHPAVSEATIRLHDHMHEAEINEGVNDRLAFEDVFDEADGDVEETRRTLDEKARLARQYRAVDALLEAGLKPEQIVRLTLEDVDVETDSGTSRDEDEDRAVVRVDDALSICVEAEPIRRYVEKATALDVVSASTDALFATPAGDPIPADEFETVHKRGRLAGTNMSGQGHVCENLGEARIGGPSAADD; encoded by the coding sequence ATGAGCCGACACCAGCGCCAACCGATCGACGCCGGGACCGTTCGGGATCGACTTCGGAGGGTCACCGATCCGGAGCTCGATCGATCGATCGTCGAGCTCGACTACGTCGACGAGCTCCGGATCGACGACGAAAGCGTCGAGGTCGAGTTCACGCTGCCGACCGCGTGGTGCTCGCCGGCGTTCGCGTGGATGATGGCCGTCGACGCCCGAGACGTGCTCGAGACCCACCCCGCGGTCTCGGAGGCGACGATACGGCTCCACGATCACATGCACGAGGCGGAGATCAACGAGGGCGTGAACGACCGATTGGCGTTCGAGGACGTCTTCGACGAGGCCGACGGCGACGTCGAGGAGACCCGCAGAACGCTCGACGAGAAGGCGCGACTCGCCCGGCAGTATCGTGCGGTCGACGCCCTGCTCGAGGCGGGACTGAAGCCCGAACAGATCGTCCGACTCACCCTCGAGGACGTGGACGTCGAGACCGACTCCGGCACGTCGAGGGACGAGGACGAGGACCGCGCGGTCGTCCGCGTCGACGACGCGCTCTCCATTTGCGTCGAGGCGGAGCCGATCCGCCGCTACGTCGAGAAGGCGACGGCGCTGGACGTCGTGAGCGCCTCGACGGACGCGCTGTTCGCGACGCCGGCGGGCGATCCGATCCCCGCCGACGAGTTCGAGACGGTCCACAAACGGGGACGGCTGGCCGGGACCAACATGAGCGGCCAGGGTCACGTCTGTGAGAACCTCGGCGAGGCGCGGATCGGCGGGCCGTCCGCGGCCGACGACTGA